A single Fusobacterium hominis DNA region contains:
- a CDS encoding phosphatidylserine decarboxylase, with amino-acid sequence MEFKKINYIERKTGEIFTEKVPGEKYLKFLYYNPFGELPLNMVVKKKFLTEKYGRLMDKPESVKKIPDFIKEVGINISEAKKDVSEFTSFNDFFYRELKPGVRTIDTDDNVIVSPADGKILVLENIKNDKKFYVKGDQFTLDEFFQDKNLAKKYEDGIFVIIRLAPVDYHRFHFPADGIIGDSHLINGDYYSVSTHAIRRNFRIFCENKREYSILKTQKFGDIVMIEVGATMVGGIKQTYKPNSFVKKGQEKGYFYFGGSTCILVFEKGKVKLDKDLIENTKKGIETKVYMGEKIGVVG; translated from the coding sequence ATGGAATTTAAAAAGATTAATTATATAGAGAGAAAAACAGGAGAAATATTTACAGAAAAAGTTCCAGGAGAAAAATATTTAAAATTTTTATATTATAATCCATTTGGAGAACTTCCACTAAATATGGTTGTGAAAAAGAAATTTCTTACAGAGAAATATGGAAGATTAATGGATAAGCCAGAATCAGTGAAAAAAATACCTGATTTTATAAAAGAAGTAGGAATAAATATAAGTGAAGCTAAAAAAGATGTCAGTGAATTTACTTCATTTAATGATTTCTTTTATAGAGAATTAAAACCTGGAGTTAGAACCATTGATACTGATGACAATGTAATCGTATCTCCAGCAGATGGAAAGATATTAGTATTAGAAAATATTAAAAATGATAAGAAATTTTATGTAAAAGGAGATCAATTTACATTAGATGAATTTTTTCAAGATAAAAATTTAGCTAAAAAATATGAAGATGGGATATTTGTCATTATCAGATTAGCACCTGTTGATTATCATAGATTTCATTTTCCAGCAGATGGAATAATTGGAGATTCGCATTTAATAAATGGTGATTATTATTCAGTTTCAACTCATGCAATTAGAAGAAATTTTAGAATTTTTTGTGAAAATAAGAGAGAATATTCAATACTTAAAACACAAAAATTTGGAGATATTGTAATGATAGAAGTTGGAGCTACAATGGTTGGTGGAATAAAACAAACATACAAGCCTAATAGTTTTGTAAAAAAAGGACAAGAAAAAGGATATTTTTATTTTGGGGGCTCAACTTGTATTCTTGTTTTTGAAAAGGGAAAAGTTAAACTAGATAAAGATTTAATAGAAAATACTAAAAAAGGAATCGAAACAAAAGTATATATGGGAGAAAAAATAGGAGTAGTAGGTTAG
- a CDS encoding NusG domain II-containing protein, whose amino-acid sequence MKRKPKYFKFGDIFIYAFFIAFFSVVGLKIMDLRQQKASRVEIYVDGKLQYTYSLQKEEKDLFVDTNLGGVNVKFKDNMVRVTSSNSPLKINVKRGWIKDPGEVIIGIPDRLVIKVVGDKDDDNGLDYIVR is encoded by the coding sequence ATGAAAAGAAAACCTAAGTATTTTAAATTCGGAGATATATTTATCTACGCTTTTTTCATAGCTTTTTTTTCTGTTGTGGGATTAAAAATTATGGATCTTAGACAACAAAAAGCATCTCGTGTAGAGATATATGTAGATGGTAAACTTCAATATACGTATTCATTACAAAAAGAAGAAAAAGATCTTTTTGTAGATACAAATCTTGGTGGAGTTAATGTGAAATTTAAAGATAACATGGTAAGAGTTACAAGTTCTAATTCTCCATTAAAGATAAATGTAAAAAGAGGGTGGATTAAAGATCCAGGCGAGGTTATTATTGGTATTCCCGATAGACTTGTAATAAAAGTAGTTGGTGATAAAGACGACGATAATGGTCTTGACTATATAGTTAGATAG